The Rhodocyclaceae bacterium DNA window GGGGAAGATGATCTGTTCACGCACGCCCATGTTGTAGTTGCCGCGCCCGTCGAATGCCTTGCCGGAAATGCCGCGGAAATCGCGGATACGCGGCATCGCGATCGAAACGAGGCGATCCAGGAATTCATACATGCGCTCACCGCGCAGGGTAACCATGCAACCGATCGGATAGCCCTCGCGGATCTTGAAGCCGGCAATCGACTTGCGCGACTTGGTCGCGACCGGCTTCTGGCCAGCGATCTTCTGCATGTCGCCGATCGCGTTCTCGAGGACTTTCTTGTCCGCGACGGCTTCGCCCACGCCCATGTTCAGCGTGATCTTGAGGATCCGCGGGACCTGCATCTGCGTCTTGTAGCCGAACTTCGCAGTCAGGTCGGGGACTACTTTCTCGCGGTAGTGTTCTTTGAGCCGGGCCATTTTTCGCAAAACCTCTTCGGGGACGGATCACGGCGGGCGCGGGCGCCCGTGGATCCCGTGGATCAGGCGCTTACCAGTTCGCCGTTGGACTTGTAGAACCGAACCTTGCGGCCGTCTTCCAGCACGCGGAAACCGACGCGATCCGCCTTCTTGGTCGCGGGATTGAAAACCGCCACATTCGAAGCGTTGATCGGCATTTCCTTCTCGACGATGCCGCCGGTGGTCCCCTTCATGGGATTCGGCTTCTGGTGCTTCTTGACACGATTGATGCCTTCGACCACGACGTGCTCGGCAAGTACCTTGAGCACCGTGCCCCGCTTGCCGCGATCGCGGCCCGTTAGCACAATGACGTCGTCGCCTTTCTTGATCTTGTTCATCGCTGGGTCTCCTGACCGAACGTCCTAGATGACTTCCGGCGCAAGCGAGACGATCTTCATGAATCGCTCGGTGCGCAGTTCGCGGGTGACCGGTCCGAAGATGCGGGTGCCGATCGGCTCCAGCTTCGCATTCAGCAGCACGGCGGCATTCTTGTCGAAGCGCACGCGCGAACCATCCTGGCGGCGCACGCCATGGGCGGTACGCACGACCACGGCGCTGTAGACCTCGCCCTTCTTCACACGCCCACGCGGGGCCGCATCCTTGATGCTGACCTTGATCACGTCGCCGATGCCGGCATAGCGCCGCTTCGAGCCGCCGAGCACCTTGA harbors:
- the rplE gene encoding 50S ribosomal protein L5; amino-acid sequence: MARLKEHYREKVVPDLTAKFGYKTQMQVPRILKITLNMGVGEAVADKKVLENAIGDMQKIAGQKPVATKSRKSIAGFKIREGYPIGCMVTLRGERMYEFLDRLVSIAMPRIRDFRGISGKAFDGRGNYNMGVREQIIFPEIDYDKVDAVRGMNITITTTARTDEEGRALLAAFQFPFRN
- the rplX gene encoding 50S ribosomal protein L24; the encoded protein is MNKIKKGDDVIVLTGRDRGKRGTVLKVLAEHVVVEGINRVKKHQKPNPMKGTTGGIVEKEMPINASNVAVFNPATKKADRVGFRVLEDGRKVRFYKSNGELVSA
- the rplN gene encoding 50S ribosomal protein L14, yielding MIQMQSVLDVADNTGARSVMCIKVLGGSKRRYAGIGDVIKVSIKDAAPRGRVKKGEVYSAVVVRTAHGVRRQDGSRVRFDKNAAVLLNAKLEPIGTRIFGPVTRELRTERFMKIVSLAPEVI